The Hemibagrus wyckioides isolate EC202008001 linkage group LG15, SWU_Hwy_1.0, whole genome shotgun sequence genome window below encodes:
- the podn gene encoding podocan, with protein sequence MIWRCVLCALLLCWALGVEPEHQQEEQHTGQTNKETEKSRKEKTGPLCPDQCSCTAEEAVDCAGVNLSELPSEIPENTRHLSLQNNQIAEIRAEDLARLLHLETLNLQNNRLTTQGLEDDGFEVLEQLSYLYLANNQLTAAPRYLPPTLVSADFAANQLTTIYPYTFGQKPGLKSVYLHNNKLSDAGLPEGMFNGSNKLEVLILSSNYLRYVPKGLPIALFRLHLKNNKLEKIPSGAFENLPHLRELYLQNNLLSNSGMDNTTFSHLNRLEYLDLSNNNLTAVPLGLPRTLMLLHLEKNYITSVKVDSLSAVKDLQYLLLHHNRLRARYIHRDAFRGLKRLHTLHLHHNLLERIPLGLPRRAHTLVLLRNFISEIGRDDLSTLYTLNELNLSYNRLTSERLHRHAFRKLRVLEVLDLSGNKLSTLPLGLPKSLHLLRVKDNQIAELPEGALTGMSKLKELHLSNNQIKLGSIYQGAWQELGSLLTLDLSGNLLSHVPADLPESLEYLHLENNRISSISATDFISTPNIKSIFLRFNRLSALSVAEDSFSHLSKLQVLDIGHGNTTPRRNHEDESVEDYTENEEEEVQPKKR encoded by the exons ATGatctggaggtgtgtgttgtgtgcgcTTCTGCTGTGTTGGGCTCTCGGAGTCGAGCCTGAGCACCAGCAGGAAGAACAACACACAGGGCAGACGAATAAAGAAACTGAGAAATCCCGGAAGGAAAAGACGGGGCCACTGTGTCCGGATCAGTGCAGCTGCACAGCAGAGGAAGCTGTGGACTGCGCCGGGGTCAATTTATCCGAATTACCGTCAGAGATACCGGAGAACACACGCCATCTCtcactgcag AATAATCAGATCGCAGAGATCAGAGCAGAGGATCTCGCAAGACTCCTTCATCTGGAGACGCTCAACCTGCAAAACAACCGTCTCACCAcgcagg GACTTGAAGATGACGGGTTTGAAGTTCTGGAGCAGCTCAGTTATTTATACTTGGCGAATAACCAG CTCACAGCAGCACCCAGATATCTTCCACCAACACTGGTCAGCGCAGACTTCGCCGCGAACCAGTTGACCACCATCTACCCCTATACATTTGGCCAGAAACCGGGACTGAA GTCAGTGTACCTTCACAACAACAAGCTGTCCGACGCAGGTTTACCTGAGGGAATGTTTAACGGTTCAAACAAACTGGAGGTGTTAATCCTTTCCAGCAACTACCTGCGCTATGTCCCTAAAGGCCTGCCGATTGCACTCTTCCGTCTTCATTTAAAG AATAACAAACTGGAGAAGATTCCATCAGGTGCATTCGAGAACCTGCCTCATCTGAGAGAACTGTACCTGCAGAACAACCTCCTGAGCAACAGTGGCATGGATAACACCACGTTCAG tcatCTAAACAGACTGGAGTACCTGGACCTGTCCAACAACAATCTGACTGCAGTACCTTTAGGTCTCCCCCGGACCCTAATGCTGCTCCACCTGGAGAAAAACTACATCACCTCTGTCAAGGTCGATTCCCTTAGTGCTGTAAAGGATCTCCAGTACCTTCTGCTTCACCACAACCGGCTTCGTGCTCGCTACATCCACCGTGACGCCTTCCGTGGTCTCAAGCGCCTCCACACGCTCCACCTGCACCACAACCTGCTGGAGCGAATCCCTCTGGGCCTGCCGCGCCGTGCCCACACTCTCGTACTGCTCCGAAACTTTATCAGTGAGATTGGACGAGATGACCTCAGCACTCTTTACACGCTCAATGAACTCAACCTCAGCTACAACCGCTTGACGAGTGAACGCCTTCATCGCCACGCCTTCAGGAAACTGCGTGTGCTGGAAGTTCTGGATCTGTCAGGGAACAAGCTTAGCACGTTGCCACTCGGGCTTCCGAAGAGCCTCCACCTCCTGCGGGTGAAGGATAATCAGATCGCTGAGCTGCCAGAGGGTGCGCTGACGGGTATGAGCAAACTGAAGGAGCTCCATCTTTCTAATAACCAGATCAAACTGGGCTCTATCTACCAGGGGGCGTGGCAGGAGCTTGGTTCTCTCTTG aCTCTTGATCTGTCAGGTAACCTGCTGTCTCATGTCCCTGCTGATCTTCCTGAGTCTCTGGAGTACCTTCATCTGGAAAACAACAGGATCAGCAGCATCTCTGCCACAGACTTCATCAGTACCCCAAACATCAAGAGCATCTTCCTGAG gtTTAACCGTCTTTCTGCTCTCTCCGTGGCTGAGGActccttctctcacctgtccaaGCTACAGGTGTTGGACATCGGACACGGAAACACCACACCTCGCCGTAACCACGAAGATGAGTCGGTGGAAGACTACACGGAAAACGAGGAAGAAGAGGTGCAACCGAAAAAACGataa